The nucleotide sequence gaggaaattttatctacacaccatcaATATACTAAGTCTACATcactttttcaatttttgtagtTTCCAAAAATATCCTAGTACGCAATGACATACATACCCTTAACCtaaatatttaaaagaaatattttttatatattttattggcgattactaagtttacaccattctAAAAAAAGTAGTTTTCACTCTAAGAAACGTTATAGAGGATATAAAAATCATAGAAGAAGGAAGTAAAAATCATGGCATCTATTCTACCAGCTGTCATTATGAACTGAAATTATCAACTTCAaatgttctttttttaaaaaaggtccAAGACCCACATGTATTAGAATACTACCAATACAGAACCACCGCAGGTGGTCAAATTCTCAACCCGAAGGAAGACGAAGCACACTTACAAACAAGATACTACAACTAATCTAAAAGGTAAAAGACATTAAAAGTAAAGAACAAAACGGTGACTATACAGACAAAAACCACCAAAGAGGCTCCTGCAAGCTACCCCTCCAAAAGACCCCTAAAAAACCAGCAAGTTCCTCCGTGTCAAACGATGTATCCCCAATAGGAATGGAGGTATCAATCTCCTTTAGAACTAGCAGGTTACGATCGAAAGACCATGGCCTCCCTGCAAGAATTCGCTTTTTATCTCGGATATTACCGAAAGTTATGATGAACATATTTTGCCCTAACTCCATAAAACATGGGACACTCGAAATCTTCCAAATGCTCCCCATTGTAGTTGCCAGAACTTCCTTACTAACAGATCTATCCAGACAGATCTTACCAATGATACTGCAATCTGAGACTAAACTATTAACCCTCGGATCCAGATCTACGATGCAAATAGCTTCCCCCTCAGCAGCTGTTAGAGAGATTTTGCCCCACTTTGCCGTAAGGTCCTCCATCACTATCCTTGGAGGCACCCAACTGAGGGCTCAGAGAGCAAGAACCAAgacaaaataaagaagaaactaCCCTCTCGCGTAGAGAGACTCCCATACAACTTCAAAAGTGAGAtatgaagaggaaaaaaaagtttgattGCAATAATTGTGACATGAAATTAACAAATGATAACAGAGACGACTAGACATGGTTGCTATTGTCCACTTAGATATATAATGTGCTTTAATCGATGGAAATCAAACAGCAAAACCTGCGAGTTCAGGTAGCAACTCTCAACACTATCATTGAAATTGAACCAAATAGTTCTTCGCTAGAACTCAAGCATATCAAAACGCACAATTCAGACAAATCTTTTTACGGTTCCAGTCATTGATTGTCCTCCACACCCAAGACCGCTTGATGTTTTTGAAAACACCCAGGAAAAGCATGTGATTTCGCTTCTCTTTGATGTGTATACACCCAGGAAAATTGCAGATATACAAACAATCATCCCTAAATTATTTGATATGTGTTTGAGTATGATGAAAATAGTAGAGAAAGAGTTTTTTTGTGGGTtaaatgtgtgtaaacttaacacaaATATTTGTAATATTGTGTATAAAAAAGGTAATTTAGTCTTTTCACTACTAATTtgtgtgtaaatttataatttttttgtgtaaatttcTCATATTGAAAAAGTGGTGTGGACTTAGTATATTAATGgtatgtagataaaatttctcttttacAAGTAAAGGTCATTTTGGcctattcattaaattttttgtatTAACTTATAAAATTTTGGTGTAAATTAATAAGGTTTGATTAAGTGGTGTAAACTAAAAATTTTAGTGgtatgcaaataaaatttctcaacataaaattactaaaaatgtacaaacaaaaacaaaattatacttTAATATATGGCTCCTCATAGTCTCATAGAGATTATCATGGGTTGGGCTTGAAAATTTTTGTTATCCAATAGCACTCGGACCGAGCTGGGCCTCTCTAAAGCATCGGGCTAGAACTTCTTTCCAAGGCCAACCCAACCCAAACAAGATCCATGGATGAGAAAAGCTTTCCCAAACCGTCTGTTTTTCGATCCCAGCCTCTGATCAGATTTTTTTGGTATACGAAACAACGAAAACCAGAGATCTCAAAAGGCGTACTGTTGGCGAGGGAGAGAGAATCTGAGTGGATGTTGATGGCCAGACACAAGAACAAGATATAGTTGCAAGCCATTAATGGCATTAGAAAGCACTCATTAAATGATATCACGTTAGGGTTTGAACAACCTCTGGCCTCTACTTCGCAATATATATAGCTTTCAACCTAATCTCATAATTAAATTACACAAATGGATCCCAAAAGACCCAAAAAGTCGAAAACTAATTAAACAgaaagttacttttgaaaaaaaaaaaaagccatgaAAGATTGTTGGAGGTGACAGTTGGACAAATAAATTCTCTGTCCAATGACAGGTGAGCCTCATTAATTCATGCCAGGGTAACAGTTGAGTTCTTGTTTTTCTTAAGTGCATATATGCCACACCCTCCACTCACTAAAGCTGTACACAGTTCGCTTGATTAATTTCTTGTGTTGATCAGTTGGATATGGGTGTTGCTTCCCACTTTGTTGTGGTTACTCTCTTGTGTGTGCTTATTGTGAATGGTGTAGTTGTTATTGCTGATGATGACCACGGTGTTGGGGTAAAGGATGACAAGAAGGCATTCTTTCATCGGCCCCTTTATAAGAAGGGTTTTAGGCATGGAAGGTTTGGTGGAGGAGGCATTGGCGGTGGAGCTGGTGGCGgctatggtggtggtggaggcatTGGTGGGGGAGCTGGTGGTggatttggtggtggtggtggcgtaGGTGGGGGTGCTGGTGGTGGTATTGGTGGGGGCGCTGGTGGAGGCTATGGGGGTGGTGCTGGGGGAGGTGGAGGTCtaggtggtggaggaggagtaggtggaggtggtggtCTTGGACATCATGGGGgtcttggtggtggtggtggtggtggtctaGGACATGGTGGAGGTCTAGGACATCATGGTGGTGGAGGTCTAGGTGGGGGTGCAGGTGGTGGAGGAGGGcttggaggaggtggaggacttggtggtggtggtggtctaGGACATCATGGTGGTGGAGGTCTAGGTGGTGGAGGAGGGCTTGGAGGAGGTGGAGggcttggtggtggtggtggtctaGGACATCATGGTGGTGGAGGTCTAGGTGGGGGTGCAGGTGGTGGGGGAGGgcttggaggaggaggagggctTGGGGGAGGTGGTGGTgctggaggaggtggaggacttggtggtggtggtggtgccggaggaggaggtggaggtgcTGGAGGAGGGTTTGGAGCTGGTGGAGGTGCTGGCGGTGGAAtaggtggtggaggaggaggagggttcGGAGGAGGTGGTGGCTTcggcagtggtggtggtggtggcttCGGCGGTGGATTTGGAGCTGGTGGTGGTGGCCATCATTAATGTCCCTTTTTGAATCATGCAGAGCGTACcatattatatgttttgttgACATAAGAGAGTCAGAGAGATGTAATGTGTTTTAAGGTGATCATTTGGTCCAATAGTATAATAGGAACCAAGTTTTATGTGTAAGAGACGGTGTTTGTAACTCTTCACAATCCATGCATAtgcatatgtgtatgtatgcatgGCAGCTAGTAAGTAATTAATAAACATTTTCTATGTTGAATCAATGTCCATATCTGCTTATGTTTTATCCATAGTTTTTTAAAATCATACCGCATATTAAATCGTGTCAGCTAAAGATTTAAGGTATTTGAAATTCAACTAGTTTAAAAACTCTGGTTTTTCAGATTATTCTGGCTTGCGATCACTGAAGATGCAACAAATATGAGGATGCTGATGCACATACATATGTCAAACCCTACCAACCCTACACATGCTTCAACTCCGCGTTTCGAATTTAAAAGGGTCGCTGATTGATTGTAATTGCGGGATGTATAGCACGTCTACCATATTTTTCTCTGAAATTGTTTCTATTGTATATTGAGTGAGagtgttttatatatatgtaagatgTCGGTACTAATAAGGTAAATTTATTGTAGTAGATAAAACTTATTTGAATATGTTATCATTGTTTATATGAATATTGTATGACAAATTTTGAATAAAcgataattttaaaaatttataattatggAAACATAAtcatttaaaatataaaatcttcaagataataaaaaattaatcattTAAATTGTGCAAGATGATTGCACAGTCCTTATTCCTTAAACAAAGAAtctcaacatgcaaacaattaAACAACTAAATaggaaaataatgaattatctAATTCATAAGAGACACAAAAGCCAAGGTATTGATGTTATTGACTCACTCTCCAAGGGCTTGGTGTCGACTAATCGGATCTGACGATCGATTAACCTGTATGGGTTGCTGCCTGTTCGGCTTCAAGTCACTAAACGAGCTCTTCTAATTTGGGGTATGATTTGTATGGATGTTCCACTTTTCTTGTAGATCGTATTCCACTATTATTCTAGATATGTTGATGTACGCGTAGAAGGCGAGTTTGGATTTCAAGAAACCCGTACCCATTATTTTCCTTATAAAATACTCGTACCCGTCCGAGACACGTTAACTAACGGGGTGTATCCGTTTGATTTGGGGCGGGTGCCGATCAAGTACGGGTGTTTTTAACATCCTTAATCCTAGGGCTAAGATCGGGTCGGGTGATTATCGACCGATGATCCAACAGACCCGACCAATCGATGGGTCGGTTGATCGGTAACAACCGACTTTcatcaaccataaaaaaaatttcaaaaatggaaaaattaaaaaaaaatcaacaaaagttCAATTTAGCTtagcttttttttaataaatcatTGAAAGTTTATTAATGGATAAAGATAAAAACAATTCCAGACAAACAAGATCCCCGATTGAGATACAAATCAAGTTCAACAAAACGTCTAATCAGGACGTAAAAAAGAAAGCAGCAATTAAGACTAGGATTTTGTGACCCAAAATGATCAAGAGAGAACTACAAATCACAACAGAAGAGAGCCGATGCAGAAGAGGATCCACCATAGATGACGGATCTAAAAGCCCCAATTGAAGTCAGAAAAGAATTGCTTCTGCTTGAAAGAAGAGTGGAGAATACCTTGAATACGAACCTTGCAGAAGAGAAGCCACCATTGAAGATGAGCCTTATTCCTGAGTAGTGATTTTCAGTCTCTGACTGAGTcttagagagagtgagagaggtgGCTTCTAGTTCTAGGGTTTCAAGGTTTTTGACGGTTAACGATAATATTTAGTATTTAATAATTTCAGACTTTTCTATAACAATATTATagatattagtatttttttaatagtCGGTTGGTCGATaattatcggccaaccgactTTGGGCATCTTAACAACCATCAACTGACCCACTTCTGCATAGATTGGGTGATATTATCGGCCCGACTCCGTGGGCcggttgatggttgattatcgatAGGCCACTAATGGCCGGTAAAACTACTCAGCCCAACCCTACTAATCCTTAGTCCGTACCACACTAAAAGGTCTTTTCTTGGGCTAAGTACCATTAAAAGAGACGGTTCAAGAAAAACAATGCCGTGCGGGTCCTATATATCCACGGGAACCAGTCAtcctaaagcggacaatatctttgATGCGAGTAGGGCTAGGATttttaacatggtattggagcctCTACATGTACACTTGTTGGGCTTGCATAACCAAACCCATAAGTGCGAAGGAGTGTTAAACTATCGCACATTGGTTTGAGATGTTCAAACCAtgtggtttataaaaaaatccaaGTCCATACCACACTAAGAGGTCTTTTCCTGGGCCTAAGTACTATTAAGTGAGACGGCTCAAGCAGAATAAAGTTGTGCAGCGCTCGATGTATTCACGAGAACCAATAAACTTACAGCGGACAATATCTTGATGCGAATAGAGCTGAGATTTTCAACACAAAGCGTTGAtacaaaagaaatttttttgattttttgcatcaaaaaattaatttcaaaaactTTAACTCGaaatctataaatatatagagGTAAAAtacacttcttctttttcctcctaCACTCACAAGCCTATTAATTTATTAACTAATTTTATTCTctcaatcaaaattaaaatagttATTATCCTTATCACTATATCACTATTTGAATATCAttttaatctatatatatatatatatgtatatatatatatatatatgtatatatataaaatatatatgatacacttaagttttttttctccctcccaAACTTCTAAATGCTTTttagatttttaattttttctcttaaattaatattgaaatatttttaaatcaaagatATAGTGAATAATATGATATCTCCTAAACTTCCatgattttttcaaacattttaaaaacaatgaaaaaagatTGTGAAAACCAACATGTCAAAAGATTTTTCAGATATTtctaaatatattcaaaaatattgtgataaccaacaaaatattttttccacTGCTAACATCATGTAAATCATTATAagagttttagagagagagacaagTTTTGAGAATGATGTCTCTATATTTCATTGACTGTGTATTACAAGAATATATACTTATGAATGAAAGGCTTTACAAGGAAAGAGGAGAAGGTGGATCCCGTAATTAGGGAATATACAAATCAATTACAACATAAATGATAATAATTGCATATCAACAATTAGGGAGATTCCTCTGAATTAGAAGGATTGAGTGGTGGTTGATTCTTCTTTCCTAATATGCCCCCACAAGATGGTGGTGTCGTCAGAAACACCAATCTTGGACCGCAGAGAGAGAAAGCGAGATTTGGCCAAAGGTTTTGTGAGAACATCAACAAGTTGATGATAATTAGACACATGAGAGACAACCAATGAGTCGGTAGCCACTTTATCACGCACAAAGTGATAGTCAAGAGCAATATGCTTCATTCTGGAGTGGAACACAGGATTGACACAGACATATGTGGCTCCAATATTGTCACATAATAGGTGAGGAGGTTTGCCACGAGAGAGACCAAGTTCAGCAAGTAAGTCGGTAATCCAAGAGAGTTTAGCAGCGATGGAAGCAACGAAGCGATATTCAGCCTCAGTAGATGAGCGGGCAACTGTCCGTTGCTTCTTAGAAGACCAAGAGATTGGGTTGGAGCCAAGAAAAATGACATAGGCAGAAATTGAAGTGCAGTCATCACGGTTACCTGCCCAGTCCGCATCAGAGTAGGCTGTGAGGTGAAGAGGTTGAGAGCGGCAGAGAAAGAGCCCATGTGAGATAGTGTTTTTGAAATAGCGAAGTACTCGCTTGGCAGCTGTCCAATGTGTTTGTGAAGGAGCATGCATGTATTGAGCCAATTTGTTGACAGGGTAGGCAACATCAGgacgagagagggagagatattGCATGGCACCAGCAAGACTGTGATATTTAGTAGGGTCAACAGGAGATGATCCATCTTCTAGAAGAAGCCGTGTGGAGGCACTGATGGGTATGCTACTTCCTTTTATGCCCTCCATTTGGAAGCGCTCAAGAAGATTAGGAACATATTGGTGCTGGGAGAGGAATAAGCCATCAGTAGTAGGAATTACTTTAACACCAAGAAAGAAATGAAGGTGACCAAGATCCTTGATCGAGAAGCGTCGAGAGAGATCATCAATGGCTTATGCAACAAATGAGGAGGAGTTCCCTGTAATCAATAAGTCATCAACGTACACCAAAAAATAAGCAGTTATGGTGCCATTATTAAAGATAAATAGTGAAGTGTCAAATTTGGAGTTAACAAATCCAAGTGAAAGAATGAAGTTCTTCAGTTCTTGAAATCATGCACGTGGTGCCTGTTTTAAACCATAGAGCGAAAGGAGGAAACTCATCAACAAAACCAGGAGGTTGGGACATAAACACCTCCTCAGATAGATGTCCATACAAACAAGCATTGTTTACATCGAGTTGGCTGATGGACCACCCATTGGATAAGGCAAGTGTAAGAACAACTCGGATCATAGTAGGCTTGATAACTAGGTTGAAAGTCTCATGATAGTCGACCCCGGGTCATTGGTGGAACCCCTTGGCTACAAGACGAGCCTTGAATCAACAACACTACCATCAACATTTCGCTTAACTCGAAATACCCATTTACAACCAACAACATTATCATGGTGTTGACGAGGAACTAATTCCCAAGTACCATTTTTAAGTAGAGCATTAAGCTCTTCACACATAGCATCTCTCCATTTGGGTTCTTTTAGAGCTTGGGTAACTGATGTTGGCTCAAGTATTAGTGGGAGAGGATGTTTGGTGACAGAATAGGAGTATTTGGTGAGGGGTTTGGAGATGTTATTTTTGGATCTTGTGGTCTGTAGGGGAAGTGAAGAAGAGGTGGAAGGCAGCTCACTCGAGTCTGGAGATGAGGAAGTAGTATCATTGGTGGATGCAGCCAAGTCTTCGGTGGAAACCAACGGTAGTGCACCAGCATGTAAAATGTCCAAAGGAGGATGCGCTTGCATGATAGGCGAGGTGTTGGGGAGAGACACAGATGTGATGGGCGTGATATTTGCAAGGGAATTAGATGTGACAGAGGTAGTTATGGAAGGTTGAGGTAATGATAAGGAGGGAGATGAGAGCGAGTTATGAGGGGTAAGGTGAGATATGATTGGAGGGGAAATAATTAGATGGAGAGATTCGATGGAGGGATATATGGGATTTAGAGGAGAATTTTGAGGAATGGAGTTTGTAGTATGGAGTGAATTAAGGGAGGATGATAGTGACGCCCATTTGGAAAGAGAGTGATTGTTTATTTGGTCATGAGAATTTaatgaggagagagagggaaaTTGATCTTCAATGAAATGGACATGGCGAGAAAAGTATATTTTGTGATCAGTGGGTTCAAAGCAAATGTAAGAGTTGTGGACAATTGAGTAACCTAGGAAAATACAGGATTTGGATCGTTGTTCTAATTTGTGATGTGTATAGGGACGAAGCCAGGGATAGCAAAGACAGCCGGAAATTTTTAATTTGGAGTACTTGGGTGGAACATGAAACAAACACTTAAAGGCTGATTTGTTGTCAAGAATGGGTGTTGGGAGGCGATTGATGAGGTAAACGGCTGTGGCAAATGCATAAGGCCAAAAGGATAATGGAAGGGAAGCCCGATGAAGGAGAGTAAGGCCAGTTTCCACAACATGTTGATGTCGTCGTTCAGCAGAAGCAACATGTTGTGGAGTGTAAGGCGGAGAAATAAGATGTTGAATTCCAGAGGTTTCAAGCCTTGATATTCCTTGCCACCATCGGAGTAAATTGTTGTAATGGTGGTCTTTAAAAAATTTTCAACCATGGCCttaaatttggaaaaaatagaGAAGACATCGGATTTGCGAGCCATTAGAAAAAGGCCAAATGTATTTCGTAAAATGATCGACAAAGATGACATAATAGGAAAGACCATTCATTGAATGAATAGGGGATGGACCCCAAACATCGGTATAAAGTAGATCAAAAGGACGACGACTCTTTAAACTAGAATTTTCAAAAGGTAATTTGTGACTTTTGTTACATCGACAAGAAtcacaaaaataattatttgataAACTTGGTTGCACAGGGAGTTTATTAGATGACATGAGACGAGTAAGGAATTTGGAGGAGGGGTGACCAAGACGATCATACCAGCGATCAAGACTGGTTTTGACACTGATACATGCTTGCTTGGGCACTGTTGGAGTCTCCCTTGTGCTTGGCCACTCATACATGTTATTCCTGCTCTGACCTCGAGCGAGAGGTGCCCCCGTGATTAGATCCTTCACACAAAAAGAATGAGGGTAAAATTCAACAGATGCATTATTTGTTTTGCAAAATTGAGAAACAGATAATAGATTTTGGCGCATGGAAGGAACACATAAGACATTAGAAAGAGTGAAAGTGCTAGAAGGAGAGGAAATATTAGAGGTGCCTGTGTGTGTAATATTCAAACTGGTACCATCGCCAATGATAATGTCGTCGGGTCCTTTATAAGGTTGGTGAAGGGAGAGATTGCTCAAATCTGAAGTTCCATGGTGGGAAGCATCGGTATCAAGCAGCCAGTTCgaagtggaagtggaagaaGTATTGTTGCCCGTGACAGTGTGGTTTGCTTTGGGAGGGACAGGTAATCTCATTAAGCGTTTGGTAGCATAGCATTCACGCGTAGTATGACCTCTTTTAGCACAAAACTGACATGTTACAGATGAATTTTTCCCTGAGTTGTTGCGAGAATTGTTGCTTGAATTCGCTTGGTGACCACTATGAGAGCGTTGACCATTATAATTTCCATGATAAACCTTCTTTCCTTGCTGGGAAGGATAATTGCCGCTATTTCATTGCTGATTGTAGCGAGCAGTATTCACAGTGATACCTCCAGTTGATTGACTCTCATCCTGTTTAAGTTTATCATGAAGTTCTTCAAAACTAATCACCGAGTCTCGTGTGCGA is from Tripterygium wilfordii isolate XIE 37 chromosome 14, ASM1340144v1, whole genome shotgun sequence and encodes:
- the LOC120015781 gene encoding glycine-rich protein 5-like codes for the protein MGVASHFVVVTLLCVLIVNGVVVIADDDHGVGVKDDKKAFFHRPLYKKGFRHGRFGGGGIGGGAGGGYGGGGGIGGGAGGGFGGGGGVGGGAGGGIGGGAGGGYGGGAGGGLGGGAGGGGGLGGGGGLGGGLGGGAGGGGGLGGGGGLGGGGGAGGGGGLGGGGGAGGGGGGAGGGFGAGGGAGGGIGGGGGGGFGGGGGFGSGGGGGFGGGFGAGGGGHH